Proteins from one Nicotiana tabacum cultivar K326 chromosome 23, ASM71507v2, whole genome shotgun sequence genomic window:
- the LOC107808012 gene encoding zinc finger CCCH domain-containing protein 20, translated as MMMIGRSPHSHPTVQVPPWDVIDDPTVDVHSPFSVTPNNYSTSPDSGFDALTALHRYLPSNANDVMFDSDGLDIPVDAFSCDNFRMYEFKVRKCARGRSHDWTECPYAHPGEKARRRDPRKYFYSGTACPDFRKGLCKKGDACEYAHGVFECWLHPARYRTQPCKDGTHCRRRVCFFAHTPEQLRVLPQNSPRSYAAESCDSFDGSPSRLGFDSFSSSPPFDSPPMTPSGSLSLNSVNGLAESMRNMQIGMVRGLSSPTWGLQMGSPGFGSSRSPSMLRPGFMSLPTTPTRNPTRSGLAVFDQWEKTYEEEPTMERVESGRDLRARIYAKLSMENSLDSGAPDVGWVSELLK; from the coding sequence ATGATGATGATCGGACGATCACCTCACTCACATCCGACCGTCCAAGTCCCTCCTTGGGACGTTATAGATGATCCAACGGTTGATGTTCATTCCCCATTTTCCGTTACACCCAACAACTACTCCACTAGTCCTGATTCTGGTTTCGACGCCTTAACGGCGTTGCACCGTTATCTGCCGTCGAATGCTAACGACGTCATGTTCGACTCTGACGGCTTGGACATTCCCGTGGACGCTTTCTCATGCGATAACTTCCGCATGTATGAGTTCAAAGTGAGGAAGTGTGCACGTGGAAGGTCACATGATTGGACGGAATGTCCGTACGCTCATCCCGGCGAGAAGGCTCGCCGTCGAGATCCTCGGAAGTATTTTTACTCCGGCACTGCTTGTCCGGATTTTCGTAAAGGTCTGTGTAAGAAAGGCGATGCATGCGAGTACGCGCACGGTGTATTCGAGTGTTGGCTTCACCCTGCTCGCTATCGTACGCAGCCCTGTAAGGATGGGACCCACTGTCGCCGGCGCGTGTGCTTCTTTGCTCACACGCCGGAGCAACTCCGTGTTCTCCCACAGAACAGTCCGCGAAGCTATGCTGCTGAGTCGTGTGACTCGTTCGACGGATCGCCGAGTCGACTCGGTTTCGACTCGTTCTCGTCATCTCCGCCGTTTGACTCGCCTCCAATGACTCCGAGTGGATCGTTGAGTCTGAACTCAGTTAACGGACTCGCTGAGTCGATGCGTAACATGCAGATTGGGATGGTTAGGGGTTTGAGTAGCCCTACGTGGGGGTTGCAAATGGGCTCTCCCGGGTTTGGTTCATCACGGAGCCCATCAATGCTCCGACCCGGGTTTATGAGCCTTCCAACTACCCCGACCCGAAACCCGACCCGCTCTGGACTGGCTGTGTTCGACCAGTGGGAGAAGACTTACGAAGAGGAGCCAACGATGGAGAGGGTAGAATCTGGAAGGGATCTCCGAGCCAGAATTTATGCGAAACTCAGCATGGAAAACTCGCTTGACTCGGGTGCTCCGGATGTTGGATGGGTTTCAGAACTCTTGAAATGA